Proteins encoded by one window of Vitis vinifera cultivar Pinot Noir 40024 chromosome 10, ASM3070453v1:
- the LOC100252176 gene encoding MYB-like transcription factor ETC1 isoform X1, with the protein MSPLVRTPKVPTQHPSLSSSCSLIWVCSGSEETAKDSKVEFSEDEETLIARMFRLVGDRWNLIAGRIPGRSAEEIKKYWTSKSVSSSTKQHD; encoded by the exons ATGTCACCACTAGTGAGGACACCAAAGGTACCCACACAACACCCTTCTCTGTCTTCATCTTGTTCACTGATCTGGGTTTGTTCTGGTTCAGAGGAAACAGCAAAGGATTCCAAGGTGGAGTTCTCTGAAGATGAGGAGACACTCATAGCTAGAATGTTTAGATTGGTGGGAGACAG ATGGAATTTGATTGCGGGAAGGATCCCGGGAAGATCTGCAGAAGAGATCAAGAAGTATTGGACTTCCAAGTCTGTCTCATCGTCGACTAAACAACATGATTGA
- the LOC100252176 gene encoding MYB-like transcription factor ETC3 isoform X2, whose amino-acid sequence MGSFQAMEEDSKTSSNVTTSEDTKEETAKDSKVEFSEDEETLIARMFRLVGDRWNLIAGRIPGRSAEEIKKYWTSKSVSSSTKQHD is encoded by the exons ATGGGTTCTTTTCAGGCCATGGAAGAAGACTCAAAAACCTCCTCAAATGTCACCACTAGTGAGGACACCAAAG AGGAAACAGCAAAGGATTCCAAGGTGGAGTTCTCTGAAGATGAGGAGACACTCATAGCTAGAATGTTTAGATTGGTGGGAGACAG ATGGAATTTGATTGCGGGAAGGATCCCGGGAAGATCTGCAGAAGAGATCAAGAAGTATTGGACTTCCAAGTCTGTCTCATCGTCGACTAAACAACATGATTGA
- the LOC100257307 gene encoding tRNA wybutosine-synthesizing protein 2/3/4 isoform X1, whose protein sequence is MEFEKRKAATLASMGSTEPDKSPKGTIDRHIVPLLSAINRHNSYFTTSSCSGRISILSQPSPAATNAHKKARGGSWLFITHDLADPNSVLALLFPTTGCSSQHDDLVFRFEPFIVAVECKDVAAAQLLVSTAVSCGFRESGITSVSKRVMVAVRCSIRLEVPLGGGGRVLVSPEYVRYLVGIANDKMETNRRRTEGFLQALQSSGFVESFNGGAGLDGAMGGDEHGCSDCKDGDANSERIIAEKESGSVGVLGCSLSIVQMEIIDEPVEKLFLWGHSACTLDTINHKKVIVFGGFGGMGRHARRNDAFVLDPLHGTLKAVNAEGTPSPRLGHTSSMVGDLMFIIGGRADPENILDNVWVLDTAKNEWRRLECTGSVFPPRHRHAAAVLGSKIYVFGGLNNDAISSSLHVLDTDNLQWNEIRVHGEWPCARHSHSLVAYGSKLFMFGGCNDGKALGDLYSFDVQTCLWKKEVASGRTPYARFSHSMFIYKNYLGIIGGCPVRQHCQELALLDLQHHVWRNEILDSVFKVLFVRSTASVVGDDLIMIGGGASCYAFGTKFSGPMKINLLQLVSLHDTLVPSEMEEKHAIHQYEGVKEKKNGDLHGAQNGIAQTLTESPDMDFEPGISIVDVEKQMVAVYWVLQLERKYAKLGKDILKKFGWLDLGRKVHSREDRRHICFPVTEKFCTIFNEKDHDSSDAFEVPNELHLYKPSTGEGVLLNDISFVTALRLLKECGATKLADEVVEVRRTPSSPLKIMSEAVASLIKHRGLSSQLLEQLPTRWERLGDIVVLPVTSFKDPIWDSIGDELWPIIAKSLNTCRLARQGRVAPSGTRDSTLEILVGDNGWVDHCENGILYSFDATKCMFSWGNLSEKLRMGCLNCRDEVIVDLFAGIGYFVLPFLVSAKAKLVYACEWNPHAVEALQHNLLANSVADRCIILEGDNRLTAPKGVADRVCLGLLPSSEGSWATAVRALRTEGGMLHVHGNAKDSEEGSWSEHVSKSICDLARSEGYDWEVSVEHVERVKWYAPHIRHLVADVRCRQIQR, encoded by the exons ATGGAGTTTGAGAAGAGGAAAGCGGCGACACTTGCGTCGATGGGCTCAACGGAGCCTGACAAGTCGCCGAAAGGCACAATCGACCGCCACATAGTGCCGCTCCTCAGCGCCATCAACCGCCACAATTCATACTTCACCACCAGCTCCTGCTCCGGCCGCATCTCCATCCTTTCTCAACCCTCGCCCGCAGCCACCAACGCCCACAAAAAGGCCAGAGGCGGCTCCTGGCTCTTCATCACCCACGACTTGGCCGATCCCAACTCTGTCCTTGCCCTCCTATTCCCCACAACTGGCTGCTCATCTCAGCACGATGATCTGGTCTTCAGATTCGAGCCGTTCATCGTCGCAGTGGAATGCAAGGACGTGGCGGCGGCGCAGCTGCTTGTCTCCACTGCGGTTTCATGTGGGTTTAGGGAGTCGGGAATTACGAGTGTGAGCAAGCGGGTGATGGTGGCGGTTCGGTGTTCGATACGGCTGGAGGTGCCGTTGGGCGGTGGGGGTAGGGTCTTGGTGTCGCCTGAGTATGTCCGGTACCTCGTCGGGATTGCGAACGACAAGATGGAGACGAATCGGCGGAGAACTGAGGGGTTCCTTCAGGCATTGCAGAGCAGTGGTTTTGTGGAATCTTTTAATGGAGGGGCTGGTCTGGATGGAGCAATGGGTGGTGATGAGCATGGTTGCAGTGACTGTAAAGATGGGGATGCTAACTCCGAAAGAATAATAGCAGAGAAGGAGTCGG GGTCAGTAGGCGTTCTTGGTTGTTCTTTATCTATTGTCCAGATGGAGATTATCGATGAACCTGTTGAGAAGCTTTTCCTTTGGGGTCACTCAGCTTGTACATTGGATACCATAAACCACAAAAAGGTCATAGTATTTGGAGGTTTTGGAGGCATGGGAAGACATGCACGAAGAAATGACGCTTTTGTGCTTGACCCATTACATGGCACATTAAAGGCAGTTAATGCCGAGGGGACTCCATCTCCACGCTTGGGTCACACATCTTCAATGGTAGGGGACTTAATGTTTATTATTGGAGGCAGGGCTGATCCTGAGAACATTCTTGACAATGTATGGGTCCTTGATACAGCTAAAAATGAATGGAGACGGTTAGAATGTACtggctctgtttttcctcccaG GCATCGGCATGCAGCAGCAGTTCTAGGTTCAAAGATATATGTATTTGGTGGACTTAACAATGATGCAATCTCTTCATCCTTGCATGTCCTTGACACGGACAATTTGCAGTGGAATGAGATACGTGTCCATGGGGAATGGCCTTGTGCTCGCCATTCTCACTCATTGGTTGCCTATGGGtctaaattatttatgtttggAGGGTGCAATGATGGCAAAGCTCTTGGGGATCTGTACAGTTTTGATGTTCAAACATGTCTATGGAAAAAGGAAGTGGCATCAGGAAGAACTCCATATGCAAGGTTCTCCCACTCAATGTTTATCTACAAAAATTATCTCGGCATTATTGGGGGTTGTCCTGTCAGACAACATTGTCAAGAGCTGGCATTACTTGATCTGCAGCACCACGTGTGGAGGAATGAGATACTTGACTCTGTTTTCAAGGTTTTGTTTGTTCGGAGTACAGCCAGTGTTGTTGGTGATGATCTAATTATGATTGGTGGCGGAGCAtcttgttatgcatttggaaCAAAATTTAGTGGGCCAATGAAAATTAACTTGCTTCAGTTGGTTTCTCTACATGATACTCTTGTACCTtctgaaatggaagaaaaacaTGCTATTCACCAATATGAAGgggtgaaggaaaaaaagaatggTGATCTTCATGGTGCGCAAAATGGAATTGCACAAACCTTAACTGAAAGTCCTGACATGGATTTTGAACCTGGAATATCTATAGTAGATGTTGAAAAGCAGATGGTTGCTGTATATTGGGTTCTACAACTTGAAAGAAAGTATGCAAAACTAGGAAAGGACATATTGAAGAAGTTTGGCTGGTTAGATCTTGGGAGGAAAGTTCATTCTCGGGAAGATAGAAGACATATTTGTTTCCCTGTAACTGAAAAATTCTGTACCATTTTCAATGAAAAGGACCATGACTCAAGTGATGCATTTGAAGTGCCAAATGAGCTACACTTATATAAACCATCTACAGGGGAAGGGGTTTTATTGAATGATATCTCTTTTGTAACAGCCTTGCGTCTTCTTAAGGAATGTGGTGCTACTAAGCTTGCAGATGAGGTTGTTGAAGTCAGAAGAACTCCCAGCTCTCCCTTGAAAATAATGAGTGAAGCTGTAGCTTCTTTGATAAAGCACAGAGGCCTATCTTCACAACTTTTAGAGCAGCTGCCCACAAG ATGGGAACGTCTTGGGGATATTGTTGTGCTTCCGGTGACATCATTCAAGGATCCAATATGGGACTCAATTGGGGATGAACTTTGGCCTATCATTGCTAAATCACTCAATACTTGTCGCCTTGCTCGCCAG GGCCGAGTTGCACCATCTGGGACAAGGGACAGTACTTTGGAGATTCTTGTGGGAGATAATGGTTGGGTTGATCATTGTGAAAATGGAATTCTCTATTCTTTTGATGCTACCAAGTGCATGTTCTCCTGGGGCAATCTTTCTGAGAAGCTTCGAATGGGATGTCTGAATTGTAGAGATGAGGTTATTGTGGACTTGTTTGCTGGAATTGGGTACTTTGTATTGCCTTTCCTCGTCAG TGCCAAGGCAAAACTGGTCTATGCTTGTGAGTGGAATCCCCATGCTGTTGAGGCGCTACAACATAATCTTCTTGCCAATTCTGTGGCTGATCGATGTATTATTCTTGAAGGAGATAACCGACTTACAGCACCTAAA GGGGTTGCTGATCGGGTTTGTCTTGGTCTCCTTCCATCAAGTGAGGGTAGCTGGGCCACTGCTGTAAGGGCATTAAG GACTGAAGGTGGGATGTTACATGTGCATGGAAATGCGAAAGACTCAGAGGAGGGTTCTTGGAGTGAACACGTTTCAAAATCAATATGTGACCTTGCCAGATCTGAAG GTTATGATTGGGAAGTTTCGGTGGAACATGTGGAAAGAGTCAAGTGGTATGCTCCCCATATCCGCCATCTTGTTGCAGACGTGAGATGCAGACAGATCCAGAGATAG
- the LOC100257307 gene encoding tRNA wybutosine-synthesizing protein 2/3/4 isoform X2, with protein sequence MEFEKRKAATLASMGSTEPDKSPKGTIDRHIVPLLSAINRHNSYFTTSSCSGRISILSQPSPAATNAHKKARGGSWLFITHDLADPNSVLALLFPTTGCSSQHDDLVFRFEPFIVAVECKDVAAAQLLVSTAVSCGFRESGITSVSKRVMVAVRCSIRLEVPLGGGGRVLVSPEYVRYLVGIANDKMETNRRRTEGFLQALQSSGFVESFNGGAGLDGAMGGDEHGCSDCKDGDANSERIIAEKESGSVGVLGCSLSIVQMEIIDEPVEKLFLWGHSACTLDTINHKKVIVFGGFGGMGRHARRNDAFVLDPLHGTLKAVNAEGTPSPRLGHTSSMVGDLMFIIGGRADPENILDNVWVLDTAKNEWRRLECTGSVFPPRHRHAAAVLGSKIYVFGGLNNDAISSSLHVLDTDNLQWNEIRVHGEWPCARHSHSLVAYGSKLFMFGGCNDGKALGDLYSFDVQTCLWKKEVASGRTPYARFSHSMFIYKNYLGIIGGCPVRQHCQELALLDLQHHVWRNEILDSVFKVLFVRSTASVVGDDLIMIGGGASCYAFGTKFSGPMKINLLQLVSLHDTLVPSEMEEKHAIHQYEGVKEKKNGDLHGAQNGIAQTLTESPDMDFEPGISIVDVEKQMVAVYWVLQLERKYAKLGKDILKKFGWLDLGRKVHSREDRRHICFPVTEKFCTIFNEKDHDSSDAFEVPNELHLYKPSTGEGVLLNDISFVTALRLLKECGATKLADEVVEVRRTPSSPLKIMSEAVASLIKHRGLSSQLLEQLPTRWERLGDIVVLPVTSFKDPIWDSIGDELWPIIAKSLNTCRLARQGRVAPSGTRDSTLEILVGDNGWVDHCENGILYSFDATKCMFSWGNLSEKLRMGCLNCRDEVIVDLFAGIGYFVLPFLVRKVIMCVGWMGLLPGTSSRLA encoded by the exons ATGGAGTTTGAGAAGAGGAAAGCGGCGACACTTGCGTCGATGGGCTCAACGGAGCCTGACAAGTCGCCGAAAGGCACAATCGACCGCCACATAGTGCCGCTCCTCAGCGCCATCAACCGCCACAATTCATACTTCACCACCAGCTCCTGCTCCGGCCGCATCTCCATCCTTTCTCAACCCTCGCCCGCAGCCACCAACGCCCACAAAAAGGCCAGAGGCGGCTCCTGGCTCTTCATCACCCACGACTTGGCCGATCCCAACTCTGTCCTTGCCCTCCTATTCCCCACAACTGGCTGCTCATCTCAGCACGATGATCTGGTCTTCAGATTCGAGCCGTTCATCGTCGCAGTGGAATGCAAGGACGTGGCGGCGGCGCAGCTGCTTGTCTCCACTGCGGTTTCATGTGGGTTTAGGGAGTCGGGAATTACGAGTGTGAGCAAGCGGGTGATGGTGGCGGTTCGGTGTTCGATACGGCTGGAGGTGCCGTTGGGCGGTGGGGGTAGGGTCTTGGTGTCGCCTGAGTATGTCCGGTACCTCGTCGGGATTGCGAACGACAAGATGGAGACGAATCGGCGGAGAACTGAGGGGTTCCTTCAGGCATTGCAGAGCAGTGGTTTTGTGGAATCTTTTAATGGAGGGGCTGGTCTGGATGGAGCAATGGGTGGTGATGAGCATGGTTGCAGTGACTGTAAAGATGGGGATGCTAACTCCGAAAGAATAATAGCAGAGAAGGAGTCGG GGTCAGTAGGCGTTCTTGGTTGTTCTTTATCTATTGTCCAGATGGAGATTATCGATGAACCTGTTGAGAAGCTTTTCCTTTGGGGTCACTCAGCTTGTACATTGGATACCATAAACCACAAAAAGGTCATAGTATTTGGAGGTTTTGGAGGCATGGGAAGACATGCACGAAGAAATGACGCTTTTGTGCTTGACCCATTACATGGCACATTAAAGGCAGTTAATGCCGAGGGGACTCCATCTCCACGCTTGGGTCACACATCTTCAATGGTAGGGGACTTAATGTTTATTATTGGAGGCAGGGCTGATCCTGAGAACATTCTTGACAATGTATGGGTCCTTGATACAGCTAAAAATGAATGGAGACGGTTAGAATGTACtggctctgtttttcctcccaG GCATCGGCATGCAGCAGCAGTTCTAGGTTCAAAGATATATGTATTTGGTGGACTTAACAATGATGCAATCTCTTCATCCTTGCATGTCCTTGACACGGACAATTTGCAGTGGAATGAGATACGTGTCCATGGGGAATGGCCTTGTGCTCGCCATTCTCACTCATTGGTTGCCTATGGGtctaaattatttatgtttggAGGGTGCAATGATGGCAAAGCTCTTGGGGATCTGTACAGTTTTGATGTTCAAACATGTCTATGGAAAAAGGAAGTGGCATCAGGAAGAACTCCATATGCAAGGTTCTCCCACTCAATGTTTATCTACAAAAATTATCTCGGCATTATTGGGGGTTGTCCTGTCAGACAACATTGTCAAGAGCTGGCATTACTTGATCTGCAGCACCACGTGTGGAGGAATGAGATACTTGACTCTGTTTTCAAGGTTTTGTTTGTTCGGAGTACAGCCAGTGTTGTTGGTGATGATCTAATTATGATTGGTGGCGGAGCAtcttgttatgcatttggaaCAAAATTTAGTGGGCCAATGAAAATTAACTTGCTTCAGTTGGTTTCTCTACATGATACTCTTGTACCTtctgaaatggaagaaaaacaTGCTATTCACCAATATGAAGgggtgaaggaaaaaaagaatggTGATCTTCATGGTGCGCAAAATGGAATTGCACAAACCTTAACTGAAAGTCCTGACATGGATTTTGAACCTGGAATATCTATAGTAGATGTTGAAAAGCAGATGGTTGCTGTATATTGGGTTCTACAACTTGAAAGAAAGTATGCAAAACTAGGAAAGGACATATTGAAGAAGTTTGGCTGGTTAGATCTTGGGAGGAAAGTTCATTCTCGGGAAGATAGAAGACATATTTGTTTCCCTGTAACTGAAAAATTCTGTACCATTTTCAATGAAAAGGACCATGACTCAAGTGATGCATTTGAAGTGCCAAATGAGCTACACTTATATAAACCATCTACAGGGGAAGGGGTTTTATTGAATGATATCTCTTTTGTAACAGCCTTGCGTCTTCTTAAGGAATGTGGTGCTACTAAGCTTGCAGATGAGGTTGTTGAAGTCAGAAGAACTCCCAGCTCTCCCTTGAAAATAATGAGTGAAGCTGTAGCTTCTTTGATAAAGCACAGAGGCCTATCTTCACAACTTTTAGAGCAGCTGCCCACAAG ATGGGAACGTCTTGGGGATATTGTTGTGCTTCCGGTGACATCATTCAAGGATCCAATATGGGACTCAATTGGGGATGAACTTTGGCCTATCATTGCTAAATCACTCAATACTTGTCGCCTTGCTCGCCAG GGCCGAGTTGCACCATCTGGGACAAGGGACAGTACTTTGGAGATTCTTGTGGGAGATAATGGTTGGGTTGATCATTGTGAAAATGGAATTCTCTATTCTTTTGATGCTACCAAGTGCATGTTCTCCTGGGGCAATCTTTCTGAGAAGCTTCGAATGGGATGTCTGAATTGTAGAGATGAGGTTATTGTGGACTTGTTTGCTGGAATTGGGTACTTTGTATTGCCTTTCCTCGTCAG GAAGGTTATTATGTGTGTTGGATGGATGGGATTGTTGCCTGGCACATCTTCAAGGCTGGCCTAA